Part of the Rhizobium sp. WYJ-E13 genome is shown below.
ATACCACTGACTGTCTGGATAATTGTGACCGAGAACGGCAGCCGCCGTCTGCGCTTCGTCGACGATACCCATTGCATAATAGGCTTCGACAAGACGGGCGAGCGCCTCTTCGATCTGATTCGTGTTCGGATATTTCTCGACGACGATGCGGAAGCGCGAGATCGCGGCGAGATATTCCTTACGCTCCATGTAATAGCGGCCGACCTGCATTTCCTTGCCGGCGAGCTGGTCGCGCGCAAAGCGCATCTTGGCCTGCGCGTCATCGACATATTCGGAATCAGGATAATTGTCGACGACGGCCTGCATGGCGTCGATGGTCTTCTGTGCCGCGCGCTGGTCCTGCGTCACGTCGACGATCTGCTTGGAATAGGTAAGACCGACGAGATACTGCACGTAGGCGGCATCCTTGGACTTCGGATACTGCGCCATATAACGGTTGCCCGATGCGAGCGCGTCATCGAAGCGGCCCTGGCGGTATTTGACGAAGGTGCTCATCACGAGCGCCTTGCGTGCCCATTCCGAGAAGGGATTCTGCGCATCGATCGCATCGAACTTGCGTGCCGCCTCAGCCATGTTACCGGCCTTCATGTTGGCGAGGCCCTGCGTGTAGAGCACATCAGGCGGATCGGTTTCGAGGCCGAGCTTGGTGATGTCGATATCCGGGTCCGACTGGCAGCCGGAAATCAAGGCGCCTGCGCTCAGCACCATCACGGATGCGAGCAAAGCGCGCGCTGTCTTCATCATCATGTCAGACCTTGCATAAGCCATTCGAAAGAATCCCACCGCCGCCGTCCACTCCACAGCAGCCACGCCTAGCTGGCGTTTCTAGCCACAAATGTGCATCGAGAGCAACGCAATGATCACGCATTAACGCATTTTTGTGGCAGCACTGCCGAGAATGTCAGGCTTTTCACGGCATTCAAAGCGGTGATAGCTAAATATATGCCGCAAACATCTATCGCGCGCGATCCGCCCCTTCCCCACAAAAAAACCGCCCCCGTTGGGAGGCGGCCCTGGCCTTAATTGGTATACTGGAGGTCATGCCGACCAGGGGGCGAATTCCGGAGCGCTGACCGCAATGAACTCGCGAACGGTAACGCGCTGGCGCGGTATCGACGTCTCGACCACTTCATAGGCCGTGGGATCGCTGAGCAATGCCTTGAGAGCGTTGGCGTTCATCTTGTGGCCACCGCGATAAGAACGGTAGCAGCCGATGAACTGTGCGCCGGCAAGCGCCAGATCTCCGACAGCATCGAGCGTCTTGTGACGCACGAACTCGTCCTTGGCGTAGCGCAGACCTTCGACATTGATGACAGTGTTGTCATCGGAGATGACGACGGAGTTTTCGAGCGAAGAGCCGAGAGCATGGCCCGAAGCCCAGAGGCGCTCGACATCGCGCATGAAGCCGAAGGTGCGCGCACGCGACAGCTCGGTCTTGAAGACGGTGGCGGTGAGATCGCCTTCCCATTTCTGGCGGCCGATCAGCGGGCATTCGAAATCGATCTCGACTTCAAAGCGCGTGCCGTCATAGGGGCGGAACTCGCTCCAGGAGCCACCATGCTCGATACGAACCGGCTTGGTGATGCGGATGTAGCGGCGCTTGACGCCGAGGGAAACGAGACCGACTTGTTCGATAGCTTCGACGAAGGAAACCGAGCTGCCATCCATGATCGGCATTTCGGCGCCGGTGACTTCGATGACGACATTGTCGAGGCCGAGCGCATAAACGGCTGCCATGACATGTTCGATCGTCGCGACGGAATGGGCCGGCGAGAAGCCGAGAACGGTGCAGAGATCGGTATTGCCGACCTGCGAGGAAACGGCCTTCAGTTCGGTGACGTCGCCGTTGTCATGCACGCGCTGGAAAATAACGCCGGTACCGGCTTCGGCCGGATTGAAGGTGATCGAAACGTCGGCACCAGAATGAACGCCGATACCCGAAAGAGTTACCGGACGCGATACCGTCGTCTGAAAGCCCAACAAGCCAAGTCCCATAAAATTCTGCCTTTATTCTTCCGCACCCGTCGCTGCCAGCCGGTCCGGTGTTCTTCTACACTGCCCGGTGCCGCTTAAAGCAGACTCTTGGAGCAGTTCGCTTGCTTCATACTTACGTGGAGGCACGCCGCAATCCAAATCACTGTTCGTTTCGGTTTGTTACGAAAATCTCGGTGCCAAAAACATCTAGAATTCAAGCACCTAGAAATGCAAACGCCCAGGATTTCGGCCCCGGGCGTTTTCTGTGGAGAAGTGTTCTTCTCAGTTCGACTGACGGCGCAGGAATGCTGGGATTTCCAGCTGGTCGTCTTCCTGCATCATGCGGGCCTGCGGGACGGCACGACCCTGGTCGTCGAGGTTGCCGCGACGCGGTGCGTAGAGGCTTGCCTCCGGCGACAACGGACGGCGCTGCTGCGAGGAGGCAGCCGGCGCAGACGTCATTTCCGGAGCGACTTCCTCTTCGCGGCGGCCGAGCGAATTGGTGATTCGCTTCAAGAGACCCATCGGGCCGCGCTCTTCCTGGACATGCGAAGCAGCAGGCTGCGAGCGATGATCGATCTCGGCCTGGACGACCGGCGGGAAATCCTCGACCTTCGGCATGCGGACCTGTTCGGGCGCCTGGCGGATGACAGGCTCATGACGGACCGGCTGCTGCATGACCGGCTGCGGAGCCGGCTGGTGCATGACGGGAGCCGGATGTAGCGGGGCCTGACGC
Proteins encoded:
- a CDS encoding outer membrane protein assembly factor BamD encodes the protein MAYARSDMMMKTARALLASVMVLSAGALISGCQSDPDIDITKLGLETDPPDVLYTQGLANMKAGNMAEAARKFDAIDAQNPFSEWARKALVMSTFVKYRQGRFDDALASGNRYMAQYPKSKDAAYVQYLVGLTYSKQIVDVTQDQRAAQKTIDAMQAVVDNYPDSEYVDDAQAKMRFARDQLAGKEMQVGRYYMERKEYLAAISRFRIVVEKYPNTNQIEEALARLVEAYYAMGIVDEAQTAAAVLGHNYPDSQWYADSYKLLQSGGAEPRENKGSWIAAAGKKLLLGS
- the lpxC gene encoding UDP-3-O-acyl-N-acetylglucosamine deacetylase, which gives rise to MGLGLLGFQTTVSRPVTLSGIGVHSGADVSITFNPAEAGTGVIFQRVHDNGDVTELKAVSSQVGNTDLCTVLGFSPAHSVATIEHVMAAVYALGLDNVVIEVTGAEMPIMDGSSVSFVEAIEQVGLVSLGVKRRYIRITKPVRIEHGGSWSEFRPYDGTRFEVEIDFECPLIGRQKWEGDLTATVFKTELSRARTFGFMRDVERLWASGHALGSSLENSVVISDDNTVINVEGLRYAKDEFVRHKTLDAVGDLALAGAQFIGCYRSYRGGHKMNANALKALLSDPTAYEVVETSIPRQRVTVREFIAVSAPEFAPWSA